One window from the genome of Vicugna pacos chromosome 23, VicPac4, whole genome shotgun sequence encodes:
- the UBE2T gene encoding ubiquitin-conjugating enzyme E2 T, with protein MQRASRLKRELSLLATEPPPGITCWQDADRMDDLRAQILGETNTPYEKGVFKLEVNIPERYPFEPPQVRFLTPIYHPNIDSAGRICLDVLKLPPKGAWRPSLNIAAVLTSVQQLMSEPNPDDPLMADISSEFKYNKPVFLQNARQWTEKHARQRQEADEGTPEDLREAGHVEGRSAAQKRRARQLGGTGKKFCPDVQGVCPGPS; from the exons ATGCAGAGAGCGTCCCGTCTGAAGAGAGAGCTGAGCCTGCTGGCCACAGAGCCACCCCCGGGCATCACGTGCTGGCAGGATGCTGACCGGATGGACGACCTGCGAGCTC aaataTTAGGTGAGACCAACACACCTTATGAAAAAGGTGTTTTCAAGCTGGAAGTTAACATTCCTGAGAG GTATCCCTTTGAGCCTCCTCAGGTCCGATTTCTGACGCCAATCTACCACCCAAACATTGATTCTGCGGGAAGAATTTGCCTAGATGTTCTCAAACTGCCACCAAAA GGCGCCTGGAGACCGTCCCTCAACATTGCAGCCGTACTGACTTCTGTTCAGCAGCTCATGTCGGAGCCCAACCCCGATGACCCACTCATGGCCGACATC TCCTCAGAATTCAAGTATAATAAGCCGGTCTTCCTCCAGAATGCCAGGCAGTGGACGGAGAAGCACGCGAGACAGAGGCAGGAG GCTGATGAAGGAACGCCTGAAGATCTGCGCGAGGCAGGACACGTGGAGGGGCGCAGCGCAGCGCAGAAGAGGAGAGCCAGGCAGCTGGGAGGCACAGGAAAGAAATTCTGCCCCGATGTTCAGGGGGTTTGTCCTGGGCCGTCTTAG